A stretch of the Bacillus sp. B-jedd genome encodes the following:
- a CDS encoding response regulator: protein MVKLLIVDDEQVEREGLEVILQKAFPDLVIGQAKNGREAVQMAGEFMPNLILMDIKMPGMSGLEAVERISADSPGIKFVMVTAYDTFDYARLAMRLGVKDYLLKPSKASEIVETVGRMLEQIKEDRDREEERRLQQAAWQKALSLAETDIVTQLLFDHVHEVHLDMLIEMLEIQSSDEQFVLSVIVPAGEESCYGAIKEKVRKAGSAWVGALYGRQLPIIAFKDPVKEFRGQAIGLAREILSVANPGSAAGWFVGIGNVCGSLNQIRQSYQESLIATMDPSLPGKYRFYADVPVIDTTSERHVAKQRELQFFDKVRLGEWEEVYEGVMELIQRYENESADLLQTQQRLLELLWVTARIMSEIGVETETPLYSLQAQDYRQLRAETGFLLDRMKHSYNEHYSLMEADTIQRIKQYIINHSHEDISLEALGNKVGLSPIYISKMFKEKLGVNYIDFLTECRIEKAKKLMADPEKSLKEISIDVGYHEPNYFSKVFKKMSGLSPTEYRRTLLGKKG from the coding sequence ATGGTCAAACTCCTGATCGTGGACGACGAACAAGTTGAAAGGGAAGGGCTCGAAGTCATTTTGCAAAAGGCATTCCCTGACCTCGTCATTGGCCAGGCGAAAAATGGGCGTGAGGCGGTCCAAATGGCCGGAGAGTTCATGCCCAATCTCATTCTGATGGACATTAAGATGCCAGGGATGAGCGGCCTGGAAGCGGTCGAGCGGATCAGCGCCGATTCCCCCGGCATCAAATTCGTCATGGTCACCGCCTATGATACATTCGATTACGCGCGGCTCGCAATGAGGCTTGGTGTGAAGGATTATCTCCTGAAACCTAGTAAAGCCAGTGAAATTGTTGAGACGGTCGGCCGTATGCTTGAGCAAATCAAAGAGGACCGGGACAGGGAGGAGGAACGGAGGCTTCAGCAGGCGGCTTGGCAAAAAGCACTTTCGCTTGCCGAAACGGATATTGTCACGCAGCTTTTGTTCGACCATGTGCATGAAGTTCACTTGGATATGCTGATCGAGATGCTTGAAATCCAGTCATCAGATGAGCAGTTTGTGCTGAGTGTTATAGTGCCGGCGGGTGAGGAGTCCTGCTACGGCGCAATAAAGGAGAAGGTAAGGAAAGCGGGGAGCGCATGGGTTGGCGCTCTGTATGGTCGCCAGCTTCCAATCATCGCCTTCAAGGATCCGGTAAAGGAGTTCCGTGGCCAGGCGATCGGCCTCGCGCGTGAGATTCTGTCCGTAGCAAACCCGGGTAGCGCGGCCGGCTGGTTTGTCGGGATCGGCAATGTCTGCGGCTCATTGAACCAGATCAGACAGTCCTACCAGGAATCACTGATTGCGACAATGGATCCTTCTCTGCCTGGAAAATACCGTTTTTATGCGGATGTGCCTGTCATTGATACAACGTCCGAACGGCATGTGGCCAAACAGCGCGAGCTGCAGTTTTTTGATAAGGTCCGTCTGGGAGAATGGGAAGAAGTTTATGAAGGTGTCATGGAATTGATCCAGCGCTATGAGAACGAATCGGCGGATCTTTTGCAGACACAGCAGCGTTTGCTGGAGCTTCTGTGGGTTACGGCTAGGATTATGAGCGAAATCGGCGTTGAAACAGAAACGCCGCTTTACTCTTTGCAAGCCCAGGATTACCGCCAGCTCCGTGCGGAGACCGGATTCCTGCTCGACCGGATGAAGCATTCCTATAATGAACATTACAGCCTGATGGAAGCGGATACGATCCAGAGGATCAAACAGTATATCATCAACCATTCCCATGAGGATATTTCGCTTGAGGCACTGGGGAACAAGGTCGGTTTAAGCCCGATTTACATTAGTAAAATGTTCAAGGAGAAGCTTGGGGTCAATTATATCGACTTTTTAACCGAATGCCGGATTGAAAAGGCCAAAAAGCTGATGGCCGACCCGGAGAAAAGCCTGAAGGAAATCAGTATCGATGTCGGCTACCATGAGCCGAATTATTTCAGCAAGGTGTTTAAAAAAATGAGCGGCCTTTCCCCAACGGAATATCGAAGGACGCTTCTTGGCAAAAAGGGATGA
- the xylF gene encoding D-xylose ABC transporter substrate-binding protein — protein sequence MGRARIRMGLVLLAFIFTFAGTGCEEKEARKAAGPQPSTSPTGNSGGKAFAEEKLKIGFSMDTLLEERWLKDRDLFKESVEALGAEVEILAANGDDSLQIAQAETLISQGVDLLVIVPHNAEATAAIVNKAHKAGIKVIAYDRLVKNAEIDLYVSFDNEQVGELQAQAVTKLVPKGKYVYIGGASTDNNAHLFKKGVFNILQPLIDKGDITIVFDQWSKDWKPANAQANMEAALKANNNQIDAVIAANDATAGGVIAALEAQGLAGKIPVAGQDAELAGVQRIVDGTQTMTVYKPIKQLSEKVAQLAVTMAKGQPIQTSKKINNGKTEIPSVLLPPIAVDNTNIDQTIIADRFHTREEVYR from the coding sequence ATGGGAAGGGCAAGAATTCGAATGGGGCTTGTTCTGCTTGCGTTCATCTTTACTTTTGCCGGGACGGGGTGCGAGGAAAAAGAAGCGCGCAAAGCGGCTGGCCCGCAGCCAAGCACTTCACCGACCGGAAACTCCGGCGGGAAGGCTTTTGCAGAAGAAAAGCTAAAAATCGGATTTTCGATGGACACGTTATTGGAGGAACGCTGGCTGAAGGACAGAGATTTATTTAAAGAGTCGGTCGAGGCGTTAGGTGCCGAGGTAGAAATTCTTGCGGCGAACGGGGATGATTCGCTCCAGATTGCCCAGGCTGAAACGCTGATCAGCCAGGGAGTCGATTTGCTCGTCATCGTCCCGCATAATGCCGAAGCTACCGCGGCAATTGTGAATAAAGCGCATAAAGCCGGGATTAAAGTAATCGCGTATGACCGGCTTGTAAAGAATGCCGAAATCGATCTATACGTTTCCTTCGATAATGAGCAGGTGGGCGAGCTCCAAGCCCAGGCGGTGACAAAGCTCGTTCCAAAAGGAAAATATGTTTATATTGGCGGGGCAAGTACCGATAATAATGCCCATTTATTCAAGAAAGGCGTTTTTAACATTCTCCAGCCGCTCATTGATAAGGGAGATATAACAATCGTTTTCGACCAGTGGAGCAAGGATTGGAAACCCGCCAATGCGCAGGCCAACATGGAAGCAGCTCTGAAAGCGAATAACAATCAAATTGACGCGGTCATCGCGGCGAACGACGCGACCGCGGGCGGTGTCATCGCGGCCCTAGAAGCCCAGGGGCTGGCCGGGAAAATCCCGGTCGCCGGACAGGACGCCGAACTCGCCGGAGTCCAGCGCATCGTCGACGGCACCCAAACCATGACCGTCTACAAACCGATCAAACAATTAAGTGAAAAAGTCGCCCAGCTCGCCGTCACCATGGCCAAAGGACAGCCAATCCAAACTAGTAAAAAAATCAACAACGGCAAAACCGAAATCCCCTCTGTCCTCCTCCCGCCCATCGCCGTCGACAACACCAACATAGACCAAACCATCATCGCCGACCGCTTCCACACTAGAGAAGAAGTGTACAGATGA
- a CDS encoding GNAT family N-acetyltransferase has translation MSNTIIKELQTKPEIASAYPVMCQLRTHLDEMTYLELVSEAQEKEGYKMFALYEGEEIAAVIGFQPMVTLYYGRFLWVCDLVTDSRKRSNGHGETLLSYIHQWAKQHNYPSIALSSGLQRQNAHKFYQNKMNYNKTSYVFKKDL, from the coding sequence TTGAGCAATACAATCATTAAGGAATTACAAACGAAACCGGAAATTGCCTCAGCTTATCCGGTCATGTGCCAGCTCCGCACACATCTTGACGAAATGACTTACCTCGAATTAGTCAGTGAAGCACAGGAAAAAGAAGGCTATAAAATGTTTGCCCTATATGAGGGAGAGGAGATTGCGGCGGTCATCGGCTTTCAGCCAATGGTTACACTGTATTACGGGAGATTCCTCTGGGTCTGTGACCTCGTAACAGATAGCCGAAAACGGTCCAACGGGCACGGCGAAACACTTCTCTCATACATCCACCAATGGGCAAAACAACACAATTATCCATCCATCGCCCTTTCATCCGGACTCCAAAGACAAAACGCCCACAAATTCTACCAGAATAAAATGAACTACAACAAAACAAGCTACGTCTTCAAAAAAGACTTATAA
- a CDS encoding TspO/MBR family protein: MNIFEVNGRLDKAKLAKAVLIPVVGGMVTGIIATRNAKKVYRNLKKPDFSPPSWVFPTVWTGLYTMMGIANYRVSMKKKPTKTTNALYDVQLGLNFLWSFLFFRWGLRGTAFTEIATLLTTITLTTYKFYQRDKTAGGLMVPYIIWVAYAMKLNHSIWQLNKTEGA, encoded by the coding sequence ATGAATATTTTCGAAGTTAACGGAAGACTCGATAAAGCAAAACTGGCAAAAGCAGTCCTCATTCCCGTAGTCGGCGGAATGGTGACCGGAATAATTGCAACGAGAAATGCAAAAAAAGTATACAGAAACCTGAAAAAACCGGACTTTTCCCCACCTTCATGGGTATTTCCGACTGTCTGGACAGGCTTGTATACCATGATGGGCATTGCAAATTATAGGGTTTCCATGAAAAAGAAGCCAACCAAGACCACTAACGCCCTTTACGACGTCCAACTCGGACTGAACTTTCTATGGTCATTCCTGTTTTTCAGATGGGGCCTGCGCGGAACGGCATTCACCGAAATTGCCACTCTTCTCACTACCATTACTTTAACAACCTATAAATTTTACCAAAGGGACAAAACCGCTGGCGGCCTCATGGTTCCCTATATTATATGGGTCGCCTACGCCATGAAACTCAACCACAGCATCTGGCAGCTCAACAAAACCGAGGGGGCTTAG
- a CDS encoding MFS transporter — translation MDYRRKTVVASVAGLTLEGMDIMFISFAMSMIVSHFNISLATGGLISSITNIGMLLGGIIFGIMADKFGRVKIFTYTIILFAIGTALTGLATNIEQVYLFRFIAGLGAGGEYGIGMALVAEAWPKNKQGRASSYVSVGAQYGVILAALLSAIILPTLGWRALFFVGVLPVIFAFIVRKNLDESPEWLASQKKKNAVKEDKGKLAQLFATPRVAFTTISLALMATVQIAGYNGLMIWLPSMLQKSQGLSVSSSALWTISTAVGMILGMLVFGQFMDRLGAKKAYGIFLLASAAAVFLYSFATGSAGVLVGGAIVGFFSNGMFAGYGALISSFYPVSIRSTATNTIFNFGRAVGGLSPILVGYILQNYNMTTAMVYLAILYCLSFTIMLTLKNAQSSQPVITLQPAEKY, via the coding sequence ATGGATTATCGCAGGAAAACAGTAGTGGCTTCAGTAGCGGGCCTGACATTGGAAGGCATGGACATCATGTTTATCTCCTTCGCCATGTCAATGATAGTTTCACATTTTAACATCAGCTTGGCAACTGGCGGCTTAATCTCTTCGATTACTAATATTGGAATGTTATTGGGCGGAATTATTTTCGGCATTATGGCCGATAAGTTCGGCCGTGTCAAAATATTCACTTATACAATTATCCTGTTTGCAATTGGTACAGCGTTAACAGGCTTAGCGACAAATATTGAACAGGTATATCTTTTCAGGTTCATTGCCGGCCTAGGCGCGGGCGGAGAATATGGAATCGGGATGGCGCTTGTCGCCGAAGCATGGCCTAAGAACAAGCAGGGAAGAGCTTCTTCCTATGTAAGCGTCGGCGCCCAGTACGGAGTCATTCTCGCGGCATTGCTCAGCGCCATCATCCTTCCGACACTCGGATGGAGGGCATTGTTCTTTGTCGGCGTCCTGCCAGTCATTTTCGCCTTCATTGTAAGAAAGAACCTTGATGAATCGCCTGAATGGCTTGCTTCCCAGAAAAAGAAAAATGCAGTTAAAGAAGATAAAGGCAAACTTGCACAATTATTTGCAACACCTAGAGTTGCTTTCACGACAATCAGTCTGGCCCTCATGGCAACCGTCCAAATCGCCGGTTATAACGGCCTGATGATCTGGCTTCCTTCCATGCTGCAAAAATCCCAGGGCCTGTCAGTATCCAGCTCGGCCCTTTGGACAATCAGTACGGCAGTCGGCATGATTCTTGGCATGCTTGTATTTGGACAATTCATGGATCGCCTTGGCGCGAAAAAAGCTTATGGAATCTTCCTGCTGGCTTCCGCCGCGGCTGTATTCCTTTACTCGTTCGCAACTGGAAGCGCGGGCGTACTGGTTGGCGGTGCCATAGTCGGATTTTTCTCAAATGGAATGTTTGCGGGTTACGGAGCGCTCATCAGCAGCTTCTATCCAGTAAGCATCCGCAGCACCGCAACAAACACAATCTTCAACTTTGGCCGGGCGGTCGGCGGATTGTCTCCAATTCTCGTCGGTTATATTTTGCAAAATTATAACATGACAACCGCAATGGTTTACCTGGCGATTCTGTACTGCCTGTCTTTCACCATCATGCTTACGCTGAAAAACGCGCAATCCAGCCAGCCTGTCATCACCTTGCAGCCTGCTGAAAAATACTAA
- a CDS encoding DUF5658 family protein, producing MKKWAYLLVGLNIFDGISTYAGMKMSLIGEKNPLLAWMPPEGIILIKLLLSMIFLQIVMKVNLKKPVFKYSLIIGNCMYLFTAALHFYWLTYVFAPA from the coding sequence TTGAAGAAATGGGCTTATTTGTTAGTCGGTTTAAATATTTTCGATGGCATAAGCACATACGCGGGAATGAAAATGTCCTTAATTGGTGAAAAAAATCCTTTATTGGCGTGGATGCCTCCAGAAGGGATCATTCTTATAAAACTGCTGTTAAGCATGATTTTCCTTCAAATAGTAATGAAGGTTAATTTGAAAAAACCGGTATTCAAGTATTCGCTTATTATAGGTAATTGTATGTATTTGTTCACTGCAGCACTGCATTTCTACTGGCTAACTTACGTATTTGCCCCTGCTTAA
- a CDS encoding STAS domain-containing protein, with protein MAENTNELQLLKTQNMELAKRIEELENLVRTVSVPLIPSILPGVILVPLAGEISPERFDLIIPKILGHAGNKDIDSVILDFSAISMKEIGDLNILGHYLINLTSSLSIVGVQALVVGINPRFAQELVMSQVSFIKELKTFSTFKSALQFLMKEKGLTLVEKETELLSPYA; from the coding sequence ATGGCTGAGAATACGAATGAATTACAACTTCTAAAGACTCAAAATATGGAATTGGCTAAAAGGATCGAAGAACTGGAAAACCTGGTCAGGACGGTTTCCGTTCCCCTCATTCCTTCGATTTTGCCTGGCGTCATTCTTGTTCCTTTGGCAGGCGAAATTTCACCGGAACGGTTTGACTTAATCATCCCAAAAATATTGGGCCACGCAGGCAACAAGGATATCGACTCGGTCATCCTCGACTTTTCAGCAATCAGCATGAAAGAAATAGGCGATTTGAATATTCTTGGCCATTATTTAATCAATTTGACATCATCTCTTTCCATTGTTGGTGTCCAGGCACTTGTGGTTGGGATTAACCCTCGATTCGCCCAAGAACTGGTCATGTCACAGGTTTCCTTCATTAAAGAATTGAAAACCTTCTCAACATTTAAGTCTGCCCTCCAATTTCTTATGAAAGAAAAAGGCCTGACTCTGGTCGAGAAAGAAACAGAGCTGTTAAGCCCTTACGCATAA
- a CDS encoding LacI family DNA-binding transcriptional regulator, which produces MATTIKDIAKAAGVSVTTVSRALNGYSDVSEKTRQKIMLIAKELNYSPNTLARGLVMNVSKTIGLLVSGLNRESEKDQIIFSILTGVNESLSEKDYDLILFNTNSSKQREKTYSQLCRERRVDGVIIQGIKTDDPYLKEVVESEIPCVLIDIPVHSENVGYVTTDNKIGAVKAVEHLIALGHEKIGMINGHSKAFVSQKRQEGYTEALKKHGLSVNPDWIRDGQFEEETAFEEAKILLQKNSDITAIFCASDLMALGALKAAKSMWIKVPEDLSVVGYDDIILSSYSNPPLTTISQNFFQLGYQAAHLLVNILEGKSEPQVVTMSTKLVKRNSTAKNSK; this is translated from the coding sequence ATGGCTACAACGATAAAAGATATTGCAAAGGCGGCTGGGGTTTCGGTCACAACGGTGTCCAGGGCTCTGAATGGCTATTCGGATGTAAGTGAAAAAACAAGACAAAAGATTATGCTGATCGCAAAAGAACTTAATTACAGCCCGAATACACTTGCCAGGGGCCTGGTCATGAATGTTTCAAAGACTATTGGCCTTCTCGTTTCAGGACTTAACCGGGAAAGCGAAAAGGACCAAATTATCTTCTCCATCCTGACAGGCGTGAATGAGTCGCTGTCTGAAAAAGATTATGACCTGATATTATTCAATACCAATTCGTCTAAGCAGCGTGAAAAGACCTATTCCCAGTTATGCAGGGAAAGAAGGGTGGATGGGGTCATTATCCAGGGGATTAAGACGGATGACCCTTATTTAAAGGAAGTTGTGGAAAGCGAAATTCCATGTGTCCTGATTGACATTCCGGTCCACTCTGAAAACGTTGGTTATGTAACGACTGACAATAAAATTGGAGCGGTGAAGGCTGTAGAGCATTTAATCGCGCTTGGCCACGAAAAAATTGGGATGATCAACGGGCATAGCAAAGCTTTCGTCAGCCAAAAGAGGCAGGAAGGATATACGGAAGCATTAAAAAAACATGGCTTATCAGTAAATCCAGACTGGATCCGCGATGGCCAATTTGAAGAGGAAACAGCCTTCGAAGAAGCGAAAATCCTTTTGCAAAAGAACAGCGATATTACAGCTATTTTTTGCGCAAGTGACTTGATGGCCCTGGGTGCTTTGAAAGCGGCCAAGTCCATGTGGATTAAAGTTCCGGAAGATCTCTCGGTGGTGGGGTACGATGATATCATTTTATCTTCCTATTCAAATCCGCCGCTTACAACGATATCCCAGAACTTTTTTCAGCTCGGATACCAGGCTGCACACTTATTAGTAAATATACTTGAGGGCAAATCTGAACCCCAAGTCGTTACCATGTCTACAAAACTTGTCAAAAGAAACTCAACGGCAAAAAACTCAAAATAG
- a CDS encoding amylo-alpha-1,6-glucosidase: protein MDYRVIKEDDLFLLTDNKGNIPVDHPYGLGLYTKDTRFLSRFNVLINGEEPILLASDAAENYMAKILLTNPHMETEEELVLWRESVEIERTRFISNNVLYETLKLKNYFPKPVTFDLTIEMDVDFKDMFIIRGFQTGKVGSRTGQEIGENSLAFGYKGSDCLARKTAVGWDRKATSVTEAGQVTFRFTLGHAEEDKVTLFIQPQIGDEKKGEPQPASTALAKLHDSYKKWSDETTKVKTDHAPLQSLIDRGIDDLRVLLTDVGYGPFPVAGLPWFGVPFGRDSIIAALQMLAFNPQIAKGTILTMANYQGKELDPWRDEQPGKIMHEIRYGELANTGQIPFTPYYGTIDATPLFLILVKEYVNWTGDFDILSVIEANIESALKWIDFYGDRDGDMFVEYHQESSKGIANQGWKDSGDSIVHRNGDYAESPIALSEVQGYVYQAKIGIADLYDLIGKKDQAEELRLSAEKMRAKFNDAFWMEDKEYYAIALDADKNQVGTITSNPGHLLYSGMLSNERAEAVSNMLVSEKMFSGYGIRTMGEGEAGYNPMSYHDGSIWPHDNSLILLGLSKTGRQSKANTVIGGLIKAASYFEYNRLPELFCGYGDSLGKAVKYPVACSPQAWAAGTPLVFVQTILGLFPDCSKKEIHLSPRLLAEMNELAVHNVRIGEGILSVHAVRTEGVLEVKILENTTGYKVVQQ from the coding sequence ATGGATTACAGAGTTATTAAAGAAGATGATTTATTTTTACTTACGGACAACAAAGGAAATATTCCAGTTGATCACCCATATGGCTTGGGCTTGTATACGAAAGATACCCGTTTTCTTAGTAGATTCAATGTGTTAATTAATGGGGAGGAACCAATCCTGTTAGCATCAGATGCAGCTGAAAACTATATGGCCAAAATCCTTCTAACAAATCCACACATGGAGACGGAAGAGGAATTGGTCCTATGGAGGGAGTCTGTCGAGATTGAGCGGACAAGGTTTATTTCCAACAATGTTTTATATGAAACATTAAAACTGAAAAACTATTTCCCGAAGCCAGTCACGTTCGATCTAACCATTGAAATGGACGTTGATTTTAAAGACATGTTTATCATCAGGGGGTTTCAGACTGGAAAGGTTGGGAGCCGGACAGGCCAGGAAATAGGTGAAAATTCGCTTGCTTTTGGCTATAAGGGCTCAGATTGTTTAGCGCGGAAAACAGCGGTTGGCTGGGACAGGAAAGCGACATCGGTTACAGAAGCAGGCCAGGTCACATTCCGGTTTACGCTCGGCCATGCTGAAGAGGATAAGGTAACACTTTTCATCCAGCCTCAGATTGGCGATGAGAAAAAGGGAGAACCCCAGCCGGCATCAACCGCTCTTGCCAAATTGCATGATTCATATAAGAAATGGTCTGATGAAACTACCAAAGTCAAAACAGATCACGCCCCATTACAATCGCTTATAGACAGAGGGATTGATGATTTACGGGTGTTGCTGACGGATGTGGGATATGGTCCATTCCCGGTCGCAGGCCTGCCATGGTTCGGTGTTCCATTTGGAAGGGACAGCATCATTGCGGCACTGCAAATGTTGGCTTTTAACCCGCAAATAGCCAAAGGGACGATTTTGACGATGGCAAATTACCAGGGCAAAGAGCTTGATCCATGGCGTGACGAGCAGCCCGGCAAAATTATGCATGAGATAAGATATGGCGAACTTGCCAATACCGGCCAGATTCCTTTTACTCCTTATTACGGAACAATTGACGCGACACCACTTTTTCTGATCCTTGTAAAGGAGTATGTGAACTGGACAGGAGATTTTGACATTTTATCCGTCATTGAAGCAAATATTGAAAGCGCTCTAAAATGGATTGATTTCTACGGAGACCGTGACGGGGACATGTTTGTTGAGTATCACCAGGAATCCAGCAAGGGAATTGCCAATCAGGGATGGAAGGATTCAGGAGATTCGATAGTACATCGCAACGGAGATTATGCCGAATCGCCAATCGCATTATCAGAAGTACAGGGATATGTTTACCAAGCGAAAATTGGGATCGCTGATTTATATGACCTCATTGGCAAAAAGGATCAGGCTGAAGAGCTGAGATTATCTGCAGAAAAAATGAGGGCCAAGTTTAACGACGCCTTCTGGATGGAGGACAAGGAGTATTATGCCATTGCCCTTGATGCTGATAAGAATCAGGTAGGGACAATTACTTCCAACCCCGGACATTTGCTGTACTCGGGGATGCTTAGCAACGAACGAGCTGAAGCGGTAAGCAATATGCTTGTATCCGAGAAAATGTTTTCCGGATATGGCATCCGGACCATGGGCGAAGGGGAAGCGGGATATAATCCGATGAGTTATCATGACGGCAGCATTTGGCCTCACGACAATAGCCTGATTTTATTGGGATTAAGCAAAACTGGAAGGCAGAGCAAGGCGAATACTGTCATCGGGGGTTTGATTAAAGCGGCTTCATACTTTGAATACAACAGGCTGCCAGAGCTTTTCTGCGGCTATGGGGATTCGCTTGGCAAGGCAGTCAAATATCCAGTGGCATGCTCCCCGCAGGCTTGGGCTGCGGGTACGCCGCTCGTATTCGTCCAGACAATTCTCGGGCTTTTCCCTGACTGCTCAAAGAAGGAAATCCACTTGTCTCCAAGGTTGTTGGCTGAAATGAATGAATTGGCCGTTCATAACGTCCGGATTGGGGAAGGCATACTTTCCGTACATGCCGTAAGAACTGAGGGCGTGCTGGAAGTAAAAATCCTTGAAAACACAACAGGATATAAGGTCGTCCAGCAATAG
- a CDS encoding ABC transporter substrate-binding protein — translation MKMRKWLSTVGIASVLMAGILAGCSGTKESSGNKDKEKSGDSGKPVEVTLAGWGGNPTEEKLLKQVIEDFESKHKDVKVKYEVISEQYMDVIKTRLIGGEGPDVFYLDAFEAPALIETGVLEPLDEYVTDDFDVEDFEKPLAEAFIQDGKTYGFPKDYSTLALFYNKKLLSDAGVEVPKTFDEFREAAKKLTKDGVYGFGVAPELARMFWIGESTGGDIVKDDKANFASDEVVSALQPIIDMHNVDKTAVEPKEVGVSWGGEIFGQGKAAMVIEGNWAIPFLADTFPDIEYGTAELPVVDGKKSTMAYSVAYVMNAASEKKEASWKLISYLTGKEGMETWTSKGYALPTRKSVAEKLGYDKDELRSALVAGASYATVWSEGTNLPIIMNNFNNQFMSAFLGKRPLGEALKEAEKQANSEIGSK, via the coding sequence ATGAAAATGAGAAAGTGGCTTTCAACAGTTGGCATTGCATCAGTACTCATGGCCGGGATTCTTGCCGGCTGCAGCGGCACCAAGGAGTCTTCAGGAAATAAGGACAAAGAAAAGTCGGGTGACAGCGGTAAACCAGTGGAAGTGACGCTTGCCGGTTGGGGAGGGAACCCGACTGAAGAAAAACTTTTGAAGCAGGTTATCGAGGATTTTGAATCAAAGCACAAAGATGTAAAAGTGAAATATGAAGTTATTTCAGAGCAATATATGGATGTCATTAAAACAAGGCTGATTGGCGGTGAAGGCCCTGATGTCTTCTACTTGGATGCTTTTGAGGCGCCTGCTCTGATTGAAACAGGAGTTCTTGAGCCGCTTGATGAGTATGTAACAGATGATTTTGACGTGGAAGATTTTGAAAAGCCGTTGGCGGAAGCGTTCATTCAGGATGGCAAAACTTACGGATTCCCTAAAGATTATTCAACCCTCGCTTTATTTTACAACAAAAAGTTGCTCAGCGATGCGGGCGTAGAGGTGCCGAAAACGTTTGATGAATTCCGTGAAGCAGCAAAGAAATTAACCAAGGATGGAGTTTATGGGTTTGGGGTAGCTCCGGAGCTTGCGCGTATGTTCTGGATTGGTGAGTCGACTGGCGGAGATATTGTCAAGGATGATAAAGCCAATTTTGCTTCAGATGAAGTTGTCAGTGCGCTTCAGCCAATCATTGATATGCATAATGTCGATAAAACAGCCGTCGAACCGAAAGAAGTCGGTGTCAGCTGGGGCGGTGAAATTTTTGGACAAGGCAAAGCGGCAATGGTCATTGAAGGAAACTGGGCCATCCCATTCCTTGCTGATACATTCCCTGATATTGAGTATGGAACAGCGGAATTGCCGGTGGTAGATGGTAAAAAATCGACAATGGCCTATTCTGTAGCATATGTCATGAATGCCGCGTCTGAAAAGAAAGAGGCTTCATGGAAACTGATTTCCTATCTGACAGGCAAAGAAGGCATGGAAACATGGACGAGTAAAGGCTATGCCCTGCCAACGCGGAAATCAGTTGCCGAAAAGCTTGGCTATGATAAAGATGAGTTGCGCTCGGCTCTTGTAGCTGGTGCTTCCTATGCGACTGTATGGTCCGAAGGCACGAACCTGCCAATTATCATGAACAACTTCAATAATCAGTTTATGAGTGCATTCCTTGGCAAGCGCCCGCTTGGCGAAGCACTGAAAGAAGCTGAAAAGCAGGCGAATTCTGAAATAGGCTCAAAATAG